GACGCGAGCTCATCGAGCGCGCAGACCCGCGCCCGGCTGGGCTGGCAACCGGTCGGGCCGGGGCTGATCGACGATCTGCTCTGAATGGTTCGGGCGGTGCGGGTCGAGGGGCGCGCGGGGGCCATTTGCCTCCACGCGACCCGCCCCAAAGGGGCCGAAAACCGCCCCGGTGTTAAACGCGCCTTAACACTTCGCCCCTATAAGCACAGCCGGGACAATCTGTCTCACATGCTGCGTCTGGAAAGGCGAAACAGATGCAGTGGAGATTGGACAACGCCTGATTTTGAGGTCAAATCAAGCTGACCTCTCTTTGCTCGGGAACCAGAAGATGACCGATCCTGCCGTCTTGTCCGATGCCGCCTCGGCGCTGCGCAACGCGAGCGCGAGCGGCACCTTCATCGCCCCATTGCGCGAGACCTATCCCGGTCTGACCGCCGCGGATGCCTATGCGATTCAAGCGATCAACACCCAGCTCAAGCGCGCCGCGGGGGTGCGGGTGATCGGTACCAAGATCGGGCTGACCTCGCCTGCGGTCCAGCAGCAATTGGGCGTCGATCAGCCCGATTACGGCGTGCTTTTTGACGATATGTGGTTCCCCGAGGGCCTGCCGATCCCGATGGTGGCGCTGCATCAACCCAAGATCGAGGCCGAGGTCGCCTTCGTTCTCGGCCGCGATCTGGATATGGAGCGGCCGGGCTTTGCCGAAGTCTTGCGCGCGATTGACTACGCTTTGCCCGCGCTGGAAATCGTCGGCAGCCGGATTGCGGATTGGAACATCGGGCTGGTCGATACGATCGCCGACAATGCCTCGTCTTCGGCCTTCGTGCTGGGCGGCTCGCCGCGCCGGCTCGAACATCTCGACCTGCGCGCGGCGCGGATGCAGATGACGGCGGATGGGCTTGGCGTGTCGCAGGGCGGCGGCGCGGCCTGTCTTGGCCATCCGCTGAATGCGGTGGTCTGGCTCGCGCAGAAAATGGCCGCGCTCGGCGCGCCGCTTCAGGCGGGTCAGGTCGTGCTCTCGGGCGCTTTGGGGCCAATGTCGCCGGTCGCGCCCGGGCAAAGCTTCACCGCGCGGATCGAAGGGTTTGGCCCGGTCACGGCGGTCTTTGCGGAGGAGGCGCGGTAGGATGCGGCTGTCGGATGCGGTTTAGCGCCGCCTACAGATTACAAATCTACAAACTACAAACGCACCAACAGCAAGGCCACCGCCACGCCCAGCCACAGGATCGGCTCGGGCTTGGCGACCTTGCCGACCCAAAGAAAATGCATCGCCGCCGCAGGTACCGCGATATAGACGAGCTGATGCAGCCGCCGCCACTCGGCCCCGCCAAGCTTGCGGATCGACCAATTGTTCGAGGTCACGGCCAGCGGCACCAAGGCCAGCGCCGCCAGCATCCCGACCGTGAGATAGGGCCGCTTGACCAGATCGCCCAGCATCTGCCCCCAGCTCAAACCCATATCGAGCACGACCCAAACCAGCACATGCAGCACCGCATAGCTGAAGGCCAAAAGCCCCAAAGCCCGGCGAAAGCGCATCAGATTAAGCCGCCCGAGCCGCAAAAGCGGCGTCACCGCCAGCCCCGCGATCAGGAAATAGAGCGCGGTCCGGCCCAGACGATGCTCGAGATCGGCAATCGGATCGACGCCGAGCCCGCCCATCAGCGTGTCCCAGATCAGAAGCGCCAGCGGCACCAGACCGAAAAGCCAGACCGCCCAGACCGGGATCCGGCGCAGATATCCATTCAGTTTGCGGATCATTTCAGTAATTCTTCGCCAGATCCATGCCGCTATAAAGCCCCGCGACCTGATCGCCATAGCCGTTGAACATCAGCGTCTCTTGCCGCCCCGCGAAAAGCCCCGCGCCGATGCGCCGCTCGCTGGCCTGAGACCAGCGCGGATGATCGACCTTGGGGTTCACATTGGCGTAAAA
This genomic stretch from Paracoccus aminophilus JCM 7686 harbors:
- the msrQ gene encoding protein-methionine-sulfoxide reductase heme-binding subunit MsrQ — translated: MIRKLNGYLRRIPVWAVWLFGLVPLALLIWDTLMGGLGVDPIADLEHRLGRTALYFLIAGLAVTPLLRLGRLNLMRFRRALGLLAFSYAVLHVLVWVVLDMGLSWGQMLGDLVKRPYLTVGMLAALALVPLAVTSNNWSIRKLGGAEWRRLHQLVYIAVPAAAMHFLWVGKVAKPEPILWLGVAVALLLVRL
- a CDS encoding 2-keto-4-pentenoate hydratase, which gives rise to MTDPAVLSDAASALRNASASGTFIAPLRETYPGLTAADAYAIQAINTQLKRAAGVRVIGTKIGLTSPAVQQQLGVDQPDYGVLFDDMWFPEGLPIPMVALHQPKIEAEVAFVLGRDLDMERPGFAEVLRAIDYALPALEIVGSRIADWNIGLVDTIADNASSSAFVLGGSPRRLEHLDLRAARMQMTADGLGVSQGGGAACLGHPLNAVVWLAQKMAALGAPLQAGQVVLSGALGPMSPVAPGQSFTARIEGFGPVTAVFAEEAR